A stretch of Borrelia turcica IST7 DNA encodes these proteins:
- a CDS encoding ABC transporter permease, with amino-acid sequence MFIIFIHSLIFAYLALGVLYTEKVGLLNISIEGISFLAVFLTSLFVYLGYGIFMSIIMTLLVSLTFGVFLSFLVIKGYDIFIAGIGINMLCYFLVSFLMRANFGFMPGFSLDVANNLAISLFVICFFVFLGLSIYIINYTRVRVVFEFIRSNDYENVLGERTSNYFKSFAIFISLVSASIAGSFLAINLNIYSYNLGLTNGWLAICILYISFSSPWLILPISFLMVFVEYNFFNFQDYVNSYFALSFPFYMAILINILVSLFRKNKKF; translated from the coding sequence ATGTTTATTATTTTTATACATTCTCTAATATTTGCATATTTAGCACTTGGAGTACTTTATACGGAAAAAGTAGGCCTTTTAAATATATCTATTGAAGGGATTTCTTTTTTGGCTGTATTTTTAACATCTCTTTTTGTTTATTTGGGGTATGGAATTTTTATGTCAATTATTATGACACTTCTTGTTAGTTTGACTTTTGGTGTTTTTTTGTCTTTTCTTGTAATTAAAGGTTATGATATTTTCATAGCAGGCATAGGTATTAATATGTTGTGTTATTTTTTAGTCAGTTTTTTAATGAGAGCTAATTTTGGTTTTATGCCAGGGTTTAGTTTGGATGTAGCAAATAATTTAGCTATTTCTCTTTTTGTTATATGTTTTTTTGTCTTCTTAGGTCTTAGTATCTATATAATAAATTATACGAGAGTTAGAGTGGTTTTTGAGTTTATACGCTCGAATGATTATGAGAATGTATTAGGTGAGCGGACTAGTAATTACTTTAAGTCTTTTGCTATTTTTATATCTTTAGTCTCAGCAAGTATAGCAGGTTCATTTCTTGCTATAAATCTTAATATTTATTCTTACAATTTGGGGTTAACTAATGGTTGGCTTGCCATTTGTATATTATATATTTCATTTTCAAGTCCGTGGCTTATTTTGCCAATTTCATTCTTGATGGTGTTCGTTGAATACAACTTTTTCAATTTTCAAGACTATGTGAATTCTTATTTTGCTCTTTCTTTTCCCTTTTATATGGCTATATTAATTAATATATTGGTTTCACTTTTTAGGAAAAATAAGAAATTTTAG